Proteins from one Bacteroides zhangwenhongii genomic window:
- a CDS encoding BT_3987 domain-containing protein, with amino-acid sequence MNRMNTIKYGFLSLAVCSVLFLTSCEEDINVGSNVDETPYLGATQLNGLLLDESTNKNNSVVELRDAEYSTNVIFSLSKLPQKGVDVKIAVDEAYKDTYNAIHNTDFELFPAENVKIAHDGIFLLAPDDKSTPSVKVTLTAFDGMEEGKTYIVPLTASSPTEGVTFTETSAHMVLLVKDCRNMPNTFKGEGAVTNVLYFEVNDTNPLNALEFLTASGKYFFDHVVLFAANINWNSVTNRVYLKNNENVQFLLDNNEQYLQPLRKAGMKVIISVLGNHDQAGCAQLSDMGAKEFARELAAYCRAYNLDGVGFDDEYSDYPDLNNPWLAQPSTYAGSRLMYECKLAMPEKIVSLYNLGAMYSNSLQVIDGVTPGQYCDYAVADYGGAASPGTGMTVKQCGGMSIELNRGSGDSSESTARSRRAAGYGYYMFFALDPNKYSYQVSRCQTVCRGLYDEELIYPKFKYGKNSTERVPL; translated from the coding sequence ATGAATAGAATGAATACTATTAAATATGGCTTCTTGTCGTTGGCGGTATGTTCCGTTCTTTTCCTTACTTCTTGTGAGGAAGACATCAATGTGGGAAGCAATGTAGACGAAACCCCCTATCTGGGTGCTACTCAACTGAACGGTTTGTTGCTCGACGAGAGCACGAACAAGAACAATTCGGTAGTGGAATTGCGCGATGCGGAATATAGCACGAACGTGATATTCAGCCTTTCCAAGCTTCCGCAAAAAGGGGTGGATGTGAAAATCGCGGTGGATGAGGCCTATAAAGACACTTACAACGCTATCCATAACACCGACTTTGAACTCTTTCCTGCCGAGAACGTGAAGATTGCTCACGATGGAATTTTCTTGCTTGCGCCGGATGATAAAAGTACTCCGAGCGTAAAGGTGACGCTTACCGCTTTCGATGGAATGGAAGAAGGGAAAACCTATATCGTACCCTTGACAGCCTCTTCGCCTACCGAAGGGGTAACGTTTACCGAAACGTCCGCTCACATGGTACTTCTCGTAAAAGATTGCCGAAATATGCCGAACACTTTCAAAGGTGAAGGTGCTGTGACCAATGTGCTTTATTTTGAGGTAAATGATACTAATCCGCTGAATGCGCTTGAATTCTTGACAGCAAGCGGTAAGTATTTCTTCGACCACGTTGTGCTGTTTGCCGCCAACATCAACTGGAATTCCGTGACCAATCGCGTTTATCTCAAGAACAACGAAAATGTGCAGTTCTTGCTCGACAATAACGAACAATACCTGCAACCGCTCCGCAAGGCGGGCATGAAAGTTATCATCAGTGTATTGGGTAACCATGACCAGGCAGGTTGTGCTCAACTGTCGGATATGGGAGCCAAAGAGTTTGCCCGCGAATTGGCGGCCTATTGTCGTGCTTACAATCTGGACGGTGTAGGTTTTGACGATGAGTATTCCGATTATCCTGATTTGAACAATCCGTGGTTGGCGCAACCGTCAACGTATGCAGGTTCACGGTTGATGTACGAATGTAAATTGGCAATGCCCGAAAAGATAGTTTCGCTTTATAATTTGGGAGCCATGTATTCCAATAGCCTCCAGGTGATTGACGGTGTGACTCCCGGTCAGTATTGTGATTATGCGGTAGCCGATTATGGTGGTGCTGCTTCTCCAGGTACGGGGATGACTGTGAAGCAATGTGGCGGTATGTCGATAGAGCTTAATCGGGGAAGTGGAGATTCCAGCGAATCAACGGCACGCAGTCGGCGTGCTGCGGGTTACGGATATTATATGTTCTTCGCACTCGATCCGAATAAGTATAGTTATCAAGTGTCCCGTTGCCAAACTGTATGCCGCGGGTTGTATGATGAAGAGCTTATCTATCCGAAGTTCAAGTATGGGAAGAACAGCACCGAGCGTGTGCCGCTCTAA
- a CDS encoding DUF6078 family protein has protein sequence MKEKLDFSEVPYQYAMCLNQQCPKADTCLRQLAEQSVPEEVEYWSIISPKRLNSIKGDCPYYRSNIKARYAKGFIGILESLPHKQMENVISHLISFFNRRTYYRVRKGERLLSPAEQQQFINILKYCGVSQPLKFDKYIEAYDW, from the coding sequence ATGAAAGAGAAACTTGACTTCTCAGAAGTCCCCTACCAATATGCGATGTGCCTTAATCAACAATGCCCGAAGGCCGACACCTGTCTCAGACAACTTGCCGAACAAAGTGTACCGGAGGAAGTTGAATATTGGTCAATTATCAGTCCCAAACGTTTAAACTCAATAAAAGGCGATTGCCCCTACTATCGTTCCAATATCAAGGCACGCTATGCAAAAGGATTTATCGGGATCTTAGAGAGTCTGCCTCATAAGCAGATGGAAAACGTAATTTCCCACTTAATAAGTTTCTTCAACCGAAGGACCTATTACCGTGTCCGCAAAGGTGAACGTTTACTCTCTCCTGCCGAACAACAACAATTTATAAACATCCTTAAGTACTGCGGTGTTTCCCAGCCACTAAAGTTCGATAAGTATATCGAAGCTTATGATTGGTAG
- a CDS encoding glycoside hydrolase family 18, translated as MKNKFKIATLLFFATSFTLGACSDWTDIEGIDIKQPNIQEQNPELYTKYLENLVLYKQSVHKITIASIDNKGTAPACRNEHLTDLPDSIDYICLNNILEVNAMNAAEVAEVHKKGTKVVGLIDFDAIEARWKAILDEEANTPAPEESEEGGDGEEGDEEVVVDPAARFIDFCKTETAKQLAACDALGLDGVELNFTGTDLNSIIGEEAVVAETMRQGAFFDLVNEWKASCGKAILFKGCPQNVIDKQILSDCEFIIINAHSAKNYDEMSYLVMMSYMDGIPTDRYVMGVSTPYVNAAGIATGEFGDGTLSVIGAARWAILPVSGYVKAGISIDAIQQDYFNVTFVYPNAREAINIMNPTVN; from the coding sequence ATGAAGAATAAATTTAAAATAGCAACCTTATTGTTCTTTGCGACAAGCTTCACATTAGGAGCATGTAGTGATTGGACAGATATTGAAGGTATAGATATCAAACAACCCAATATTCAGGAACAGAATCCTGAGTTATATACCAAGTACTTGGAGAACTTAGTATTATATAAACAATCCGTTCATAAGATAACGATTGCTTCGATAGATAATAAGGGCACTGCTCCAGCTTGTCGCAACGAGCATCTCACCGATTTACCGGACAGTATTGATTACATTTGTTTGAACAATATCTTGGAAGTGAATGCCATGAATGCGGCTGAAGTAGCTGAAGTTCACAAAAAAGGTACGAAAGTAGTAGGCTTGATTGATTTCGATGCGATAGAGGCTCGTTGGAAAGCGATTCTTGATGAAGAAGCCAACACCCCCGCTCCGGAAGAATCTGAAGAAGGGGGCGACGGCGAGGAAGGAGACGAAGAGGTTGTGGTAGATCCTGCTGCCCGTTTCATCGATTTTTGCAAAACGGAGACGGCTAAGCAATTAGCGGCTTGTGATGCGCTTGGATTGGATGGAGTCGAATTGAACTTTACGGGGACCGATCTTAATAGTATCATAGGCGAGGAAGCTGTTGTGGCGGAAACCATGCGACAAGGAGCTTTCTTCGATTTAGTGAACGAATGGAAGGCTTCCTGCGGGAAAGCGATTCTTTTCAAGGGATGTCCGCAGAATGTGATTGATAAGCAAATATTATCCGATTGCGAGTTTATTATCATTAACGCCCACAGTGCTAAAAACTATGACGAGATGTCTTATCTTGTTATGATGTCGTATATGGATGGTATTCCCACCGACCGTTATGTGATGGGGGTAAGTACTCCGTACGTAAATGCTGCCGGAATAGCTACCGGTGAATTTGGCGATGGCACACTCTCCGTTATCGGTGCGGCTCGTTGGGCTATTCTTCCCGTATCGGGCTATGTGAAAGCGGGAATTTCAATTGACGCCATTCAACAGGACTACTTTAACGTCACGTTCGTATATCCTAATGCGCGTGAGGCTATAAACATAATGAATCCAACCGTAAATTAA
- a CDS encoding SusC/RagA family TonB-linked outer membrane protein, whose amino-acid sequence MESKHPLRKLKLFRTLLILLFMAVPLQWATAQLTLSTPRTTLGAVIKQIQSQSKYQFFYNDKLSTITVDPLKVKDASLEQVLSKLLNNKDVTYKIDDNIIYLSEKGDLNSNQQQVGKERTITGQVLDSKGEPLIGVSILVKGTTDGAITDLDGNYKVTTKSNNPIIVYSYIGYKTQEVPLHGQTSLNITLMDDTQVIDEVVVTALGIKRATKALSYNVQEVKSDELLTNKDANFINALSGKVAGVTINSSSSGVGGASKVVMRGTKAINQSSNALYVIDGVPMFNLGSEGGQENDSKGTTEAIADINPEDIESMSVLTGAAAAALYGSHAANGAIVITTKKGKEGRLQLTVSQNTEFLRPFRMPEFQNRYGTGDLLSNTSSVEKSWGHKLNSANYMGYSPVDDFLQTGVVTTETVALSTGTERNQTYFSASAINSDGMVPNNDYNRYNFTFRNTTSFLKDKMTLDVSANYVKQNDRNMVNQGTYSNPLVTAYLFPRGDDWNDIKMYERYDTTRKIYTQYWPQDFSGLTGQNPYWIAYRNLRETDKDRYMLSAALNYKILDWLSVSGRVRVDNSDSKYTRKLYATSNEILVENSKNGLYGINQTNDKQTYADFMVNINKTFKEVLSLQANLGASYSDMQQDVFSNEGPISDTKGIANVFNVFHLDNDKTKRSQSGYREQTQSIFASVELGYKSIYYLTLTGRTDWPSQLAGPNSVKSAFFYPSIGGSVILSELLPMPKQISFLKLRASYASVGLPFPRFLANPTYEWDQKAQKWAVKTHYPMYELKPEKTNSWEIGITARFLDHFNFDLGLYTTKTYNQTFEPNISVSSQYSTIYVQTGSVRNKGIELSLGYDNDWNGKFRWGSTVTFSANKNEILELMENYKHPETGAIITLDRLEVGGLADAKFVLKKGGSLGDLYSIKDLQRDSNGNIYVNEKGEVASVASEDIKLGSVFPKCNLSWRNDFKWKNLNFGFMLSARFGGIVYSATQSYLDYYGVSEASAVARDLGGVVVNGGDVVNAQKWYSVVGAQNGIPQYYTYSATNVRLQEASIGYTIPKNKLWGIADITVSLVGRNLWMLYCKAPFDPEAVATTGNYYQGIDNFMTPSARSLGFNVRFKF is encoded by the coding sequence ATGGAAAGCAAACATCCGCTTCGAAAGCTAAAGCTATTTCGGACTTTATTGATTCTCCTGTTTATGGCAGTTCCTTTACAATGGGCTACTGCACAGCTGACCTTATCAACTCCCCGTACCACCCTAGGAGCTGTAATCAAACAAATTCAGTCTCAGTCCAAGTATCAGTTTTTCTACAATGACAAACTATCAACTATCACTGTTGATCCTCTCAAGGTAAAAGACGCTTCATTAGAACAAGTTCTGAGCAAGCTTTTAAATAATAAGGATGTCACTTATAAGATAGATGATAATATAATTTATTTATCAGAAAAAGGAGATCTCAATTCTAATCAACAACAAGTAGGAAAAGAACGCACCATAACAGGGCAGGTTTTAGATTCAAAAGGAGAGCCGTTGATTGGTGTCAGCATTTTGGTAAAAGGTACAACTGACGGTGCAATCACCGACTTGGACGGTAATTACAAAGTTACTACAAAGAGCAACAATCCTATTATTGTATATTCCTATATCGGGTACAAAACTCAAGAAGTTCCATTACACGGTCAGACTTCATTGAATATAACATTAATGGATGACACACAAGTAATCGATGAAGTTGTTGTCACCGCTTTAGGTATTAAACGAGCAACTAAAGCTTTGAGTTATAATGTACAAGAAGTAAAAAGTGATGAACTTCTCACCAATAAAGATGCCAACTTTATTAATGCTTTATCTGGTAAAGTAGCAGGTGTCACTATCAATAGTTCATCTTCTGGTGTTGGTGGTGCAAGTAAGGTTGTGATGCGTGGAACAAAAGCCATCAATCAATCCAGTAATGCATTATATGTCATTGATGGTGTTCCCATGTTTAACTTAGGAAGTGAAGGTGGTCAAGAAAATGACTCTAAAGGAACAACAGAAGCTATTGCTGATATTAATCCGGAAGATATCGAATCAATGTCAGTATTAACAGGTGCTGCTGCAGCTGCACTATATGGAAGCCATGCTGCCAATGGAGCTATTGTTATCACGACTAAAAAAGGAAAAGAAGGACGTTTGCAATTAACTGTAAGTCAAAATACAGAATTTCTTCGTCCTTTCAGAATGCCGGAGTTTCAGAACCGCTACGGCACGGGAGATTTACTGTCCAATACTTCTTCGGTAGAAAAAAGTTGGGGACATAAATTGAATTCTGCGAATTATATGGGATATTCTCCCGTAGATGATTTCTTACAAACAGGGGTTGTTACAACCGAAACTGTTGCTCTTTCTACAGGAACTGAGCGCAATCAAACTTACTTTTCTGCAAGTGCGATAAACTCAGACGGCATGGTACCCAACAACGATTACAATCGTTATAATTTTACATTCCGCAATACAACTTCTTTCCTGAAAGATAAAATGACTTTGGATGTAAGCGCTAATTACGTCAAGCAGAACGATCGTAATATGGTTAATCAGGGAACCTACTCCAATCCTCTTGTCACTGCCTACTTATTCCCTCGTGGTGATGATTGGAATGATATTAAGATGTACGAACGTTATGATACCACACGTAAAATCTATACTCAATATTGGCCACAAGATTTTTCCGGCTTAACCGGGCAAAACCCTTATTGGATTGCTTATCGTAACTTACGCGAAACGGATAAAGATCGTTACATGCTAAGTGCAGCGTTAAATTACAAGATATTGGATTGGTTAAGCGTTTCAGGACGTGTACGTGTTGACAATTCAGATTCCAAATATACTCGTAAATTATATGCAACCAGTAACGAGATTTTGGTAGAAAATTCAAAGAACGGTCTTTATGGTATTAACCAAACTAATGATAAGCAAACTTATGCAGACTTTATGGTCAACATTAACAAAACATTTAAAGAGGTATTAAGTTTGCAAGCTAATCTTGGTGCATCTTATTCGGATATGCAACAAGACGTATTTAGTAATGAAGGCCCTATCAGTGATACAAAAGGTATTGCTAATGTATTCAATGTTTTCCACCTGGATAATGATAAAACTAAACGCTCACAGTCCGGCTATCGCGAACAGACACAATCTATTTTCGCCAGTGTAGAATTAGGATATAAAAGTATCTATTATTTAACATTGACAGGGCGTACAGATTGGCCTTCACAATTGGCAGGACCGAATTCTGTAAAAAGCGCTTTCTTCTATCCTTCTATTGGTGGTTCGGTGATACTATCAGAACTGTTGCCTATGCCTAAACAGATTTCATTCTTGAAACTAAGAGCCTCCTATGCCTCTGTAGGTCTTCCTTTCCCACGTTTCTTGGCAAATCCAACATACGAATGGGATCAGAAAGCACAAAAATGGGCAGTTAAGACTCATTACCCGATGTATGAATTGAAACCGGAAAAGACTAATTCATGGGAAATTGGTATTACCGCACGTTTCCTTGACCATTTCAACTTCGACTTAGGATTGTACACAACTAAGACATATAACCAAACATTCGAACCAAACATCTCAGTGTCTTCTCAATATTCTACAATTTATGTACAAACAGGTAGTGTGCGTAATAAAGGTATCGAATTATCTTTAGGATACGATAACGACTGGAATGGAAAATTCAGATGGGGTTCTACCGTTACTTTCAGCGCAAATAAAAACGAGATACTTGAGTTGATGGAAAATTACAAGCATCCGGAAACTGGAGCCATAATCACATTGGACCGCTTGGAAGTCGGCGGTTTGGCAGATGCAAAATTCGTTTTGAAAAAAGGTGGTAGTTTAGGAGACCTTTACTCCATTAAAGATTTGCAACGTGATAGTAATGGTAACATATACGTGAATGAGAAAGGAGAAGTTGCCAGTGTAGCATCAGAAGATATTAAGCTAGGCAGTGTATTCCCTAAATGTAATCTATCATGGCGTAACGATTTCAAATGGAAGAATCTAAATTTCGGCTTTATGCTTTCAGCACGTTTTGGAGGTATTGTTTATTCAGCAACTCAATCTTATCTTGATTATTACGGAGTATCTGAGGCATCGGCAGTTGCGCGTGATCTCGGTGGAGTTGTCGTGAATGGCGGTGATGTAGTTAATGCACAAAAATGGTACTCAGTTGTCGGGGCACAGAACGGTATTCCTCAATATTATACATACAGTGCCACTAATGTACGTTTGCAGGAAGCTTCTATCGGATACACTATTCCCAAGAATAAATTATGGGGAATTGCTGATATCACAGTATCATTGGTGGGACGTAATCTTTGGATGCTATATTGTAAAGCACCATTTGATCCGGAGGCTGTTGCAACTACCGGTAACTATTACCAAGGGATTGATAACTTCATGACTCCCAGTGCACGTAGTTTAGGATTCAATGTTCGATTCAAGTTTTAA
- a CDS encoding DUF1735 and LamG domain-containing protein, with product MKLNILLFGVLSLAFSLVGCTENDENFDNKLFISTSVFTEDVLFKAGMPNQVSDISVAIAKPEDHEIKVTIAPDPALLETYKLTYYEEDVELLPEEFYSMEETTTVINAGSIASTSLPVTFVNIGNLDINKVYVLPVTIRSVEGVDVLQSAKTYYYVFRAASLVNVVANMNRNRAYPDFNNDPKFNNLSQNTMEILFKANSFSNGISTLMGIESHYLLRLGDSEPSNQLQIASTTNVSSSELQFESGVWYHLAVVFDGGYVTVYVNGVEKLSRAYVGRTSVNLGAKHHNEEDGSRVFWIGYSYEAQRYFDGVVAEARIWNRALTAEEIKAPNHFYFVDPASDGLIAYWKFDEGAGTKVIDYASGYDLTFDNEPVWVPVSLPEKK from the coding sequence ATGAAACTAAATATATTATTATTTGGGGTTCTCAGTCTTGCCTTTTCCTTGGTCGGATGCACAGAAAATGATGAGAACTTCGACAACAAACTTTTCATTTCCACCTCTGTCTTTACGGAAGATGTGCTTTTCAAAGCGGGAATGCCTAACCAAGTCTCTGATATCTCGGTGGCTATCGCAAAGCCGGAAGATCACGAAATTAAAGTGACTATCGCTCCCGATCCGGCACTTTTGGAAACTTATAAGCTCACTTATTATGAAGAAGACGTGGAACTTCTTCCTGAAGAGTTTTATTCGATGGAAGAAACCACGACGGTCATCAATGCGGGGTCGATAGCCAGTACGTCACTTCCTGTTACATTTGTGAATATCGGTAATCTTGACATCAACAAGGTGTATGTGCTTCCTGTTACTATTCGCTCGGTGGAAGGGGTAGATGTGTTGCAGAGTGCGAAAACCTATTATTATGTGTTCCGTGCGGCATCGCTTGTCAATGTGGTGGCCAACATGAATCGCAACAGAGCTTATCCAGACTTTAATAATGACCCTAAATTCAATAATTTGAGTCAGAATACGATGGAAATTCTGTTTAAGGCCAATTCTTTCTCCAATGGCATCAGCACGCTGATGGGTATCGAAAGCCACTATTTGTTGCGTCTCGGCGATTCTGAACCTTCCAACCAGTTACAGATTGCTTCTACTACGAATGTATCCAGTTCAGAGCTGCAATTTGAAAGTGGAGTGTGGTATCATTTGGCAGTAGTGTTCGATGGTGGCTATGTCACGGTTTATGTCAATGGAGTCGAAAAATTGTCGAGAGCTTACGTAGGTCGAACTTCTGTTAATTTAGGTGCCAAGCATCATAATGAAGAAGACGGTAGCCGTGTGTTCTGGATAGGTTATTCTTACGAGGCTCAACGCTATTTCGATGGAGTCGTTGCTGAAGCCCGTATTTGGAACCGTGCGCTCACCGCTGAAGAGATTAAGGCTCCGAACCACTTCTACTTTGTCGATCCAGCATCCGACGGCCTGATTGCTTACTGGAAGTTCGACGAAGGCGCAGGTACTAAGGTGATAGACTATGCCAGCGGATACGATTTGACATTCGACAATGAGCCTGTATGGGTGCCAGTGTCATTACCTGAGAAGAAATAA
- a CDS encoding BACON domain-containing protein, whose translation MKLINRFMMVLSATFLLWGCSDDDEATSGGDAISLSTNIIQMDKKGGDVAITVSSSGDWRLSGMCDWVFPSVTSGRDGDEVTFTVDPNDLDELRTATFKFFTGAQVAPLQIEVAPAYLMSLLSEENVSVSNAENTVSIQLTTNVAEPTISFSDGGEEWISFNKRSEFGGKVTYSFKTLANETYKDRTTAITLSSPLVEKSVVVNVTQAQTNAIIPSENVLMYDDLAAREVSFTVRYNVDYKVDILKGYDWITDEKVSVPVEGEDGLKTVTLSYQLSEAPDTRGGTIRISNATNSSMFSEISVVQKTPGVEVVEIPDANLMKVVSAKQWVLQLTASQCIVLDAGREATVFSNSSYYDDLKDLTGIENFPNLKTLTLGYCTNMEKLDISGLHQVEKVSGNSLNNCEEYNLGDNPITEFDGAGYYGYSERNSLKIISTKLETSNLSLYSWYASYDEVTSIDVSECPALTTLNVKRSDKLKTLYLKKGQEIPNLTKDAATEIVYK comes from the coding sequence ATGAAATTGATAAATAGATTTATGATGGTATTGTCGGCAACCTTTTTATTGTGGGGGTGTTCCGACGATGATGAAGCGACAAGCGGTGGCGATGCTATCTCGTTGTCGACCAATATTATCCAAATGGATAAAAAGGGGGGGGATGTAGCGATCACGGTCAGCAGTTCCGGTGACTGGCGTTTGTCCGGTATGTGCGACTGGGTGTTTCCGTCCGTCACTTCCGGACGAGACGGTGACGAGGTGACTTTTACAGTTGATCCGAACGATCTGGACGAGCTGCGTACGGCTACTTTCAAGTTCTTTACCGGTGCGCAAGTTGCTCCTTTGCAGATAGAGGTTGCACCTGCTTATCTGATGAGTCTGCTTTCTGAAGAAAATGTGTCCGTATCGAATGCGGAAAATACAGTTTCCATTCAGCTTACCACCAATGTGGCAGAACCTACCATCTCTTTCAGCGATGGAGGAGAGGAGTGGATTTCGTTCAATAAGCGAAGTGAATTTGGAGGAAAGGTCACTTATTCTTTCAAGACATTGGCGAATGAGACGTATAAAGATCGTACTACGGCAATCACACTCTCAAGTCCGCTGGTAGAAAAATCGGTAGTGGTGAACGTCACTCAAGCACAAACTAATGCGATCATTCCGAGCGAAAATGTCTTGATGTACGACGATCTTGCCGCACGTGAAGTTTCATTTACTGTGCGATATAACGTCGACTACAAAGTTGACATTCTGAAAGGATACGATTGGATAACCGACGAAAAGGTATCTGTACCGGTAGAAGGTGAAGATGGCTTGAAGACAGTTACTCTGAGCTATCAGTTATCTGAGGCGCCGGATACGCGCGGCGGTACAATCCGCATTAGCAATGCTACCAATTCTTCTATGTTCAGCGAAATATCTGTGGTACAGAAAACACCCGGTGTAGAGGTGGTTGAAATACCTGACGCTAATCTAATGAAGGTTGTGAGTGCGAAGCAATGGGTGCTTCAGCTTACCGCTTCTCAATGTATTGTGCTTGATGCGGGTCGTGAGGCAACTGTGTTCTCTAACAGTTCGTATTACGACGATTTGAAAGACCTTACCGGTATTGAAAACTTCCCGAACCTGAAGACTTTGACTTTGGGTTATTGCACCAATATGGAGAAACTTGATATTTCAGGTTTGCATCAGGTGGAAAAGGTGTCTGGAAATAGCCTCAACAATTGTGAGGAATATAATTTGGGTGACAATCCGATAACCGAATTTGACGGTGCGGGTTATTATGGATATTCTGAGCGTAACAGTTTAAAGATTATTTCTACTAAGTTGGAAACGTCTAACCTAAGCCTTTATTCCTGGTATGCAAGTTATGACGAAGTAACTTCTATCGATGTTTCAGAATGTCCGGCATTGACAACATTGAATGTCAAGCGTAGTGATAAGCTCAAGACTCTTTATCTGAAGAAAGGACAGGAGATTCCAAACTTGACTAAAGATGCGGCTACGGAAATAGTCTATAAATAA
- a CDS encoding RagB/SusD family nutrient uptake outer membrane protein has product MNKSIIKLFLLGGLAITSITSCTDNYMDYNKNPYEVTDDEMERDAHKLGAALVGMQSVIVPVGEHLAQFSECLLGGVFSGYMADSKTWGNSFSYFNQSEDWNGKVYLDIMPEIYSNLAEVKKATTDPIPLAVAEILKVTAIVRVTDVYGPIPYSQVGQDGKLTAPFDTQKDVYTKMFQELSDAITTLTANRTNDFSPNADQVFGGKVEKWIKFANSLKLRMAIRIRYADATLAEQMVKEAISTENGQVGVMENNDDNAFMKVSLNPFYTIFGWGDSRIGADLLTYMNAYEDPRRSVYALESTFTDSSITNGYHGLRIGNTHTAVDAKMYSSMNVTATAPLMWMNAAEVMFLRAEAALLGWDTKDTPENYYKTGIRLSFGQYGASNVESYLEGTTAPSSYKDPKGTYTATLPGSAVSVQWSGTDNEVNLERIITQKWIANFPLSLEGWADFRRTGYPRLLSTPNNRSNEIIEGKFARRLKYPQQEYNTNKVNVEQIVSTLSGGDKMSTHMWWDCNPRLSNE; this is encoded by the coding sequence ATGAATAAATCAATTATAAAATTATTTCTGTTAGGGGGATTGGCTATAACCTCAATCACTTCCTGTACGGACAATTATATGGATTACAACAAAAACCCATATGAAGTGACCGATGATGAAATGGAGCGGGATGCACACAAATTGGGAGCAGCACTTGTAGGTATGCAAAGTGTGATTGTGCCTGTAGGAGAACATCTTGCGCAATTCTCCGAATGTTTGCTGGGTGGTGTCTTTAGCGGCTATATGGCAGACTCAAAAACATGGGGAAATTCGTTCTCGTATTTTAATCAATCAGAAGATTGGAATGGGAAAGTATATCTGGATATCATGCCTGAGATTTACTCTAACCTTGCTGAAGTTAAAAAGGCGACTACTGATCCTATTCCGTTGGCAGTAGCAGAGATTCTAAAAGTGACTGCCATTGTACGTGTTACTGATGTATATGGTCCCATCCCTTATTCACAAGTAGGACAGGATGGTAAACTGACAGCTCCCTTTGACACACAAAAGGATGTTTATACCAAAATGTTTCAGGAATTATCTGATGCCATCACTACTTTGACCGCCAACCGTACAAATGACTTTTCTCCGAATGCAGATCAAGTCTTTGGTGGTAAGGTTGAAAAGTGGATAAAGTTTGCCAATTCACTAAAACTGCGTATGGCTATACGTATTCGCTATGCGGATGCTACATTGGCAGAACAAATGGTAAAAGAAGCTATCAGTACGGAAAATGGGCAGGTCGGTGTAATGGAAAATAATGATGACAATGCATTTATGAAAGTTTCTCTTAATCCATTTTATACAATATTCGGCTGGGGAGATTCCAGGATAGGTGCTGACTTACTTACATACATGAATGCCTATGAAGATCCGCGTCGTTCAGTTTACGCATTAGAAAGTACATTTACCGACTCATCAATAACTAATGGTTATCACGGGCTGCGTATTGGCAATACACATACTGCTGTTGACGCAAAAATGTATTCAAGTATGAATGTTACAGCTACAGCCCCATTAATGTGGATGAATGCTGCCGAAGTTATGTTCCTAAGAGCAGAAGCTGCTTTGTTGGGATGGGATACAAAAGATACACCGGAAAACTATTATAAAACAGGTATTCGTCTGTCATTCGGCCAATATGGAGCAAGTAACGTAGAAAGCTATCTGGAAGGAACGACAGCACCTAGCAGTTATAAAGATCCTAAAGGTACATACACTGCTACATTGCCAGGAAGCGCAGTTTCTGTGCAATGGTCTGGAACTGACAATGAAGTTAATTTAGAACGTATCATTACTCAAAAGTGGATTGCCAATTTCCCATTAAGTTTGGAAGGATGGGCGGACTTCCGCAGAACCGGTTATCCTAGATTATTATCTACCCCAAATAACAGGAGCAATGAAATTATTGAAGGCAAATTTGCCCGTCGATTGAAATATCCGCAACAAGAGTATAATACGAATAAAGTAAATGTAGAGCAAATCGTCAGTACGTTATCAGGAGGAGATAAAATGTCGACTCATATGTGGTGGGACTGCAATCCTAGATTGTCAAATGAATAA